Proteins encoded by one window of Asterias rubens chromosome 18, eAstRub1.3, whole genome shotgun sequence:
- the LOC117302315 gene encoding E3 ubiquitin-protein ligase RGLG4-like isoform X1: MIIQVAFVCLVIFIAHKITECFKSGFSARNRDHGSGTPTKKPPAYSSLYPDLTSPPVGSALAKVLGWGRGTSFQTIVDKFNSLDEVSNAVRRAGLESSNLLFGIDYTKSNLYTGKQTFGGRSLHAIEPGVFNPYQQAIMILGQTLAPFDDDNLLPVYGFGDITTQGQSVFPFRSDGECHGFHDVLDCYNNITPTVTLSGPTDFAPVIQEAIKIVRKTKAQYHILIIIADGQVTSEKRTRDAIVEASRYPLSIIVVGVGDGPWDMMREFDDKLPQRKFDNFQFVEFHRVMVSAKSGHQESAFALQALMEIPDQFLAIRKLGLLD, encoded by the exons ATGATCATCCAAGTTGCGTTTGTTTGCCTTGTGATCTTCATCGCGCATAAAATCACTGAGTGTTTCAAGAGCGGTTTCTCTGCAAGAAATCGCGACCATGGCTCAGGTACCCCAACTAAAAAGCCACCAGCATACAGTTCTTTGTACCCAGACCTAACCAGCCCACCGGTTGGAAGTGCTCTTGCCAAGGTGCTTGGATGGGGGAGAGGAACATCGTTTCAAACCATTGTTGATAAGTTTAACTCGCTGGATGAAGTGAGTAACGCTGTGAGGAGAGCCGGTTTGGAATCGAGTAATTTATTATTTG GTATCGACTACACAAAGAGCAACCTCTACACTGGGAAACAGACATTTGGAGGGAGGAGTTTACACGCTATTGAGCCAGGAGTCTTTAACCCATATCAACAG GCCATCATGATTCTTGGTCAGACCTTGGCGCCATTCGACGACGACAACCTTCTACCAGTCTACGGCTTTGGTGACATCACAACCCAAGGTCAATCAGTTTTTCCGTTCCGCTCCGATGGAGAGTGCCACGGTTTCCATGACGTCCTTGATTGTTACAATAACATCACACCAACTGTGACACTAAGTGGTCCGACAGACTTCGCTCCAGTCATTCAGGAAGCCATCAAGATTGTCCGCAAAACAAAAGCG CAGTACCACATACTTATCATTATCGCGGATGGCCAGGTTACCAGTGAAAAGAGAACACGTGATGCTATAGTAGAGGCTTCCCGGTACCCACTCTCAATCATCGTGGTTGGAGTCGGCGACGGACCGTGGGACATGATGCGCGAATTTGACGACAAACTTCCCCAGAGGAAGTTTGACAATTTCCAGTTTGTTGAGTTTCACCGAGTGATGGTTTCGGCAAAGAGCGGACACCAGGAATCAGCGTTTGCGCTGCAAGCTTTAATGGAGATCCCTGATCAATTCTTGGCTATCCGAAAACTAGGGCTTCTggattga
- the LOC117302315 gene encoding E3 ubiquitin-protein ligase RGLG4-like isoform X2, translating to MIIQVAFVCLVIFIAHKITECFKSGFSARNRDHGSGTPTKKPPAYSSLYPDLTSPPVGSALAKVLGWGRGTSFQTIVDKFNSLDEVSNAVRRAGLESSNLLFGIDYTKSNLYTGKQTFGGRSLHAIEPGVFNPYQQAIMILGQTLAPFDDDNLLPVYGFGDITTQGQSVFPFRSDGECHGFHDVLDCYNNITPTVTLSGPTDFAPVIQEAIKIVRKTKAYHILIIIADGQVTSEKRTRDAIVEASRYPLSIIVVGVGDGPWDMMREFDDKLPQRKFDNFQFVEFHRVMVSAKSGHQESAFALQALMEIPDQFLAIRKLGLLD from the exons ATGATCATCCAAGTTGCGTTTGTTTGCCTTGTGATCTTCATCGCGCATAAAATCACTGAGTGTTTCAAGAGCGGTTTCTCTGCAAGAAATCGCGACCATGGCTCAGGTACCCCAACTAAAAAGCCACCAGCATACAGTTCTTTGTACCCAGACCTAACCAGCCCACCGGTTGGAAGTGCTCTTGCCAAGGTGCTTGGATGGGGGAGAGGAACATCGTTTCAAACCATTGTTGATAAGTTTAACTCGCTGGATGAAGTGAGTAACGCTGTGAGGAGAGCCGGTTTGGAATCGAGTAATTTATTATTTG GTATCGACTACACAAAGAGCAACCTCTACACTGGGAAACAGACATTTGGAGGGAGGAGTTTACACGCTATTGAGCCAGGAGTCTTTAACCCATATCAACAG GCCATCATGATTCTTGGTCAGACCTTGGCGCCATTCGACGACGACAACCTTCTACCAGTCTACGGCTTTGGTGACATCACAACCCAAGGTCAATCAGTTTTTCCGTTCCGCTCCGATGGAGAGTGCCACGGTTTCCATGACGTCCTTGATTGTTACAATAACATCACACCAACTGTGACACTAAGTGGTCCGACAGACTTCGCTCCAGTCATTCAGGAAGCCATCAAGATTGTCCGCAAAACAAAAGCG TACCACATACTTATCATTATCGCGGATGGCCAGGTTACCAGTGAAAAGAGAACACGTGATGCTATAGTAGAGGCTTCCCGGTACCCACTCTCAATCATCGTGGTTGGAGTCGGCGACGGACCGTGGGACATGATGCGCGAATTTGACGACAAACTTCCCCAGAGGAAGTTTGACAATTTCCAGTTTGTTGAGTTTCACCGAGTGATGGTTTCGGCAAAGAGCGGACACCAGGAATCAGCGTTTGCGCTGCAAGCTTTAATGGAGATCCCTGATCAATTCTTGGCTATCCGAAAACTAGGGCTTCTggattga
- the LOC117302370 gene encoding deoxynucleoside kinase-like: protein MLLSRIFRVVARSASNHSICLNRTLSKQWYNVLCLLSKHLNFVKMMSDNASSRNFKFQDGEKPFTVSIEGNIGAGKTTLVNFFSKQKDVTVIEEPVKKWQNVRGHNLFDLMYHDPQQWSFVFQSYVQLTMLENHSIQVDTPIKLMERSVHSARYCFVENMHLEKKMSDPEFVVLDELYQWVVRNHDFSVDRIIYLQTTPEKCHERVLERCRDEEEGIPLEYLQGIHQRYEDWLIHKKFPVPGSVMVLDATSSLEEMLRTYETKQNTILC, encoded by the coding sequence ATGTTACTCAGTAGAATCTTCAGAGTCGTGGCTCGTTCTGCCAGTAACCATAGCATCTGTTTAAACAGAACACTCAGTAAACAGTGGTACAACGTTTTGTGTCTTCTAAGTAAACACTTGAACTTTGTGAAAATGATGAGCGATAATGCATCATCGAGAAACTTTAAATTCCAAGATGGAGAGAAACCCTTTACAGTTTCTATTGAAGGAAACATCGGGGCAGGCAAGACTACCCTCGTGAACTTCTTCTCTAAGCAGAAGGACGTCACTGTTATTGAAGAGCCTGTTAAGAAATGGCAGAATGTCCGTGGCCATAATCTCTTTGATCTGATGTATCATGACCCTCAACAATGGAGCTTTGTGTTCCAGTCCTACGTTCAACTCACCATGCTGGAGAATCATAGCATCCAAGTTGACACCCCTATCAAACTAATGGAGCGGTCGGTACACAGCGCTCGATATTGCTTCGTTGAAAACATGCATCTTGAGAAGAAGATGTCCGACCCAGAGTTTGTAGTCCTGGATGAGCTTTACCAATGGGTCGTCAGAAACCATGATTTCAGCGTTGATCGCATCATTTATCTTCAGACCACACCCGAGAAATGTCATGAGAGAGTTCTTGAGCGTTGCCGAGATGAAGAAGAGGGTATTCCGCTGGAGTATTTACAAGGTATTCATCAAAGATATGAAGATTGGTTGATCCATAAGAAGTTTCCTGTCCCAGGGTCCGTGATGGTTCTGGATGCGACGTCCTCGCTGGAGGAGATGCTGAGGACATATGAAACTAAACAGAACACTATCTTGTGCTAA